CATTGGTGAATACGTGCAACTCAAGAGAGCTGGGTCAAATTTTAAAGGCCTCAGTCCTTTCCACGACGAAAAATCACCAAGTTTTGTGGTGTCGCCAAGCAAGCAGATCTGGAAAGATTTTTCTTCCGGAAAAGGAGGAACTGCGATTTCTTTTTTAATGGAAATTGAGAATTTCACTTATCCTGAAGCCCTTCGTCATGCCGCAAAAAAATACGGAATTGAAATTGAAGAGGACAAACGCGAGCAAACAGAAGAGCAGAAGCAGGCACAGACCGATCGGGAATTATTGTTTAAAATTCATGAGATTGCCAATGACTTTTTCCAGCATCAATTGTTTGAGACTGAAGAAGGAACTTCCATTGCCTATTCTTATTTTAAAGAGCGGGAACTTCGGGATGATATTATTAAAAAATTCCAGTTGGGATATTCACCCGAACAGCGCAATGCTTTTACCGAATATGCTTTAAACAAAGGCTATTCCAAAGGAATTCTGGAAAAATCCGGACTTTCTATTTTTCCGGAAAATGCACCAAATGGTCTTGACCGTTTCCGCGAAAGGGTTTTATTTCCGATTCACAGTTTCTCGGGTCGGGTTCTGGGTTTTGGCGCCAGAATCCTGAAGAATAATATAAAAACTGCAAAATATCTAAATTCTCCCGAAACGGAAATTTACCATAAATCGAGTGTTCTTTATGGTTTAAGTCAGGGAAAACAGGCGATTTCCAAAGCCAACCTCTGTCTTTTGGTGGAAGGTTATATGGATGTTATTGCGCTTCATCAAAGTGGAATTGAAAATGTTGTCGCCAGTTCAGGAACAGCTTTGACGGTAGATCAAATTAAATTGATTAAACGCCTGACCGAAAATGTAACCATTCTTTTTGATGGTGATCCTGCTGGAATCAAGGCGAGTTTCAGAAGTATCGATTTATTGCTCGCGGAGGAAATGAATATTCGCATCCTTCTTTTCCCGGATGGTGATGATCCTGATTCTTTCTCCAGAAAGCATCCACAGGAATATGTGGAAGAATTTATTAAAACGCAGGCCAATGATTTTATCGATTTCAAAGCCGAGATTTTATTAAAAGAAGCCGGAGATGATCCTATCAGAAAAGCAGAAGCCATTCGTGATATCGTAAAATCGGTAGCATTCGTAAAAAATGCCTTGAAGCAAGAAGTTTATCTGAAAGAAGTGGCAACGAAATTTGGACTTTCGGAACAGTCACTTTTTAATGAACTGAATGTTCAGAAACAAATTCAAAGTAAACAGTTTTCGCCTCAGCAAAGATCGGAGCCGCAAGAACGACCAAAAATGGAAATTGTTCCACAAAGTCCTTCGCTATCCGTCAATCCGTTACTGGAATTAGAGGAAAAGCTTGTAAAACATATGCTGAACTTCGGGGATCGGATTTTAGAAAAGACGGATGCAGATAATCAGCCTTTTAAAATCACGGTGATCGAAGAAATTATCAGTCACTTTAACGAAGATAATTATGAACCACAATCGCCCATTAATCAAAAAATAATTGAGGAATTAAAGAAAGGATTGGATAATAACGAAATTATTCAGAGTAATTTTTTCTTAACTTTAATGGATGAAACGATTGTTTCCAAAGTGTCAAACGCCATCATTGGTGATGATGAATTGAGCAATTGGGAAAAAAGCAATATTTTCCCTCCAAAACCGGGTGATAAATTAGAAGCAGAAATTGAAGATGACATTCTAATTCATAAGAGTCATTTTATTGAAAAATTAATTTATGATGTCGCAAAGAAATTAGACGACGTGCGAGACAGCGATCAGGAGGCGTACTACGAATTGGTTAAAAAGATCATGATTTTGAAGTCATTGCTGAACGAAATAAATATGAAAGTAAACAGGCAACTGACAAAAGGTCACAGTTTTTTTAAGGAACAAAAATTGTAAACTAAATAACGTAAAAAATATAAAATGGATATTAAAAAAGATTTCAGAGATTTCTCTGTAAAACATTTAGGAAATAGCGGGTTGGCAACGGATCAATACATGGGAATGTACGGACCGACCAATTTGACCCCGTATATTATGGAAGAAAGACGTTTAAACGTTGCTCAAATGGATGTTTTTTCCCGTTTGATGATGGACCGAATTATCTTCTTAGGAACCGGAATCGATGATCAGGTTGCGAATATTGTAACAGCACAGTTGCTTTTCTTAGAAAGTTCGGATGCTTCCAAAGATATTCAGATCTACATTAACTCACCTGGTGGAAGCGTTTACGCAGGATTAGGAATTTATGACACCATGCAGATCATTAAGCCGGATGTTGCGACAATCTGTACCGGTATCGCTGCTTCTATGGGCGCTGTTCTTTTGGTTGCCGGGGAAAAAGGAAAACGTTCTGCCTTGAAACATTCCAGAGTGATGATTCACCAACCAAGTGGTGGTGCACAAGGAGTTGCTTCTGATATGGAGATCAACTTACGTGAAATGTTGAAATTGAAAAAAGAATTGTACGATATCATCTCTGACCATTCAGGTCAAACTTACGAATGGGTAGAAAAAGCCTCGGACAGAGATTACTGGATGACTTCTTCCGAAGCGAAAGATTTCGGAATGGTTGATGAAGTTCTTCAAAGAAAAGTAGAGAAGAAATAATATTTCTAACTAAAAATAAAAATGCGTTTCATAATTGAAACGCATTTTTTTATGCTGAAAACTGAATGGATTAAGAATTAAATCCTTCGATAATTTTTGAGAAATCTTCAACTTTCAAAGCTGCGCCTCCGATTAAACCACCGTCAATATCGGGTTGAGAGAAAATCTCTTTTGCGTTATCGGGCTTCACAGAACCTCCGTAAAGAATAGAAATCTCGTCCGCAACTTCTTTTCCATATTTATCGGCAATTAAACTTCTGATATGCGCATGAATTTCCTGCGCCTGCTCCGGAGATGCAGTTTCGCCAGTTCCAATCGCCCAAACGGGTTCATAAGCAATGACTACTTTTTTAATCTCCTCTGCACTCAAAGTAAAAAGTGCCACTTCTATCTGATTTTTTACGACTTCAAGATGTTGACCGGTTTTTCTTTGTTCCAAAGTTTCCCCGTTGCAGTAAATTGGCGTAAGCCCCTTATCTAAAGCTAATTTGATTTTTCTGTTGCAGTGAGAATCTGTTTCACCGTGGTACAATCTTCTTTCAGAATGCCCGATGATCGACCCGGTTGCTGCAATTGATTTCAACATATCAGCAGAAATTTCGCCCGTAAAGGCACCACTTTCATGCTCGCTCATATCTTGTGAAAATACCCCAATTTCATCAAATTCAAAAACGTCTTTCGCCATCATTAAATATAATGCGGGCGGTGCGATCCAGACTTCGCAGTTCGTGGCGTTTTCTTTTTTGTAACTTAACAATTGAAACATGAGTTGTTGAGCTTCAATTACATCTTTGTTCATTTTCCAGTTTCCTGCAACGATATTTTTTCTCATTTCAAAATACTTTTATATTATTAATCGAGTTTCCAGATCTTTTTCAAAATTTCGTAAAAGTCGTGCTCGGTATCAGAAACTTCATTATCAGCTTTGATCAAAGTTTTCGCAAATTTTCGGAAAGAAGTTCTTTCTTCTTTCGTAGAATCATCTAAAAAACACTGAGCATGAAACTCAAAATGTGCTTTCCATTCCTCGGGCTTCAACATTGCGATTACATCAAGTTCATCATCAAGATTTACTTGAAAAGGAAATTCCTCGGCAAGGTATTTCTGAATCATCATTCCTTCTTCCGGTGCAAATTCACCGTCAACCGCAGAAAGTATCATAAGAAGGTGATATCCGGCGATTGATTTATTTGATTTTTTAGTATTCATTATCTTTTATTTTTTTTGTTTAATATAATCTTCTGCAGAGCGCTTATCTATAATTTTTCCGTTTTTTAAAGTCAGTACAAAAGGGTTACTTCTGGCAATGGTTTTAATCGCAGTTCCATCCATAGTTGCATTATTAATGGTTTTAAAGGTCGTTGGACTGGTGGAAACTCCCAAAATATACGCATCTCTTTGAAGACTCAATTTTGCCTCTGCCTGTGCTAACACATTAATGTTTGCATTTTTAGGATCGTAAGAAAAAATTAAAATTGCTTTTGGCGCTTTCAGAATTTCTTCTGTGAGATCAACACCGTCTGCAGTTTCTGGATGAAATTTTGCAATCTCCGATTCGTAGCCTTGTTTTGTAAGTTTGGAAGTGGTTTTTCCCTCTTCAATCTCCCACGGCGAACCTTCTGCCCAATATTTTTTATCACTCACATAATCATCCTGATTGACTTCCAGAATTTCTCCTGTTTTTTTATTTTTAAGGGAATAAAAGGTTTTAAAGTCAGATGGGTTTTTCGCGATTTTTTGCTTCTCTACATTCAGATCGGTTCCAATTTTATAATCCCGGAAATCGATGACCGGCTCATGCGTAATTCCCCAGTTAATAACAAAAACCATCGTCATAAAAGCAAATGCAGAAAGATATTTTTTGAAATTGGTTTTTTCTTCAAGGTTATTAAATTCATTTTTATACAGAAAATAGAGAATTAAGAGCGCTACCAGCAAGATGATATCCTTCCAGAAACTTTGCCATGGTTCCATTTTTAAGGCATCACCAAAACACCCGCAGTCGGTTACCACATTGAAGTAGGCGGAATAGAAAGTTAAAAAGGCAAAAAACACACAAAGCGCAATAAGCGCCGTTAAAGTGAATTTTAAATGACTTTTCAACAACAGGAAAAATCCGAAGATTAACTCAAATGCGACTACAATTACAGCCAACAGGAGCGCCTGTTTTTCTAAAAAAGGAATATTGAAAACGGAGGGTGAAAAATATTCTTCCAGTTTAAAGGAAAACCCAACCACATCTACAGCTTTCACAAAGCCTGAAGCCAGGAAAACGAGGGCAACAATAATTCGAAGGATATTTTTGATCATGTTGTTGGGCTAAATAAGTTTTGGTGTGAAAGTTTCTTTTTCCTCTGAGAATTTTATAAGACAGAAAACCGCGTAGTTTAACATGTCGAAATAATTGGCATCAATTCCTTCTGAAACTAACGTGGCTCCAGCGTTATCTTCGATCTGTTTTGTTCGCAAAACTTTTTGATAAATTAAATCGGTGATGGAGGAAATTCGCATTTCGCGCCAAGCTTCGCCATAATCATGATTTTTTCGGAGCATCAATTCTTTTGCTTCCTGCGCGTATTTATCGTAAAGACTTAAGATCTCCTCTTTATCTTGTTTGAAATCATCTGCGTACCCTTTTTCTAACTGGATGAGTCCAATAATAGAGTAGTTCACGATCGCCATAAAATTTTCCTCTTCCGATTCTCCTACCTTGGAAACTCCGGTGGTTTGAAAATTGCGTAAACTTTTGACTTTAATAAAAATTTGATCGGTTAAAGATGAACTTCGCAATACTCGAAAAGAGGCGCCGTAATCACTCAGTTTATTACTGAATAAATTGCGGCAGACGGTAATCACTTCATCAAACTGTTTGGCTGTTTTTTGCATAAGATTTCTAAACTTTTCAAAGATAAGAATTTCGTTTGAGAGTTATTGGTACATCAGGGCCAGAATTGTATTTTTGCACCATGGAAATTTCAAATACTGCCTTTAATAACGTGAGTTTTAATACCTTAAATTGTAGAGGAAAGTTGGTCGATCTTTCAACTCCGCAGATTATGGGAATCTTGAATTTAACGCCGGATTCTTTTTCAGATGGTGGCCGGTTCAACACTGAAAAATCAGCGCTGAACCAGGTAGAGAAAATGATTAATGACGGTGCAACATTTATTGATATTGGTGCGCAATCAACGAGACCAAAAGCAGAATATTTATCCGCAGATGTAGAGATTGCCAGAATCGGAAGTTTGATTTCGACAATTAAAAAGAAATTCCCGGAGATTTTAATTTCTTTAGATACTTTTTATTCCAAAACGGTAGAGTTTGGTTTTAATGAAGGAATTGATGTGGTAAACGATATCTCCGGTGGAATGTTCGACGAAAATATGTTTGAAACAGTGGCAAAAACAGAACTTCCGTATATTTTAATGCACGTGAACTCAGCTTATGAATTGATGCACAAAAAGTTAATTAAAGAGGACATTATTCTTAAAATTAATCATTACTTTTCTGAAAAAGTCCAACAATTGAGAAGCTTTGGAATTAAAGATATCATCTTGGATCCCGGTTTTGGATTTGGTAAAACAGTGGAGCAGCAACATCAAATGATTGATGAGTTAGATGCCGTTAGTTTTGGACAATTTCCTTTATTGGTAGGAATTTCCCGAAAATCCTTTATTTACAAACCTTTAGGCAAATCGCCTTTGAATATTCAAAATGAAACACAACAACTTCATTTAAAAGTTCTGAATAAAGGAGCAAAAATCCTTCGCGTCCACGATGTTTTCGAAACTAAAAAGACAATTGACTTATTTTTGGGAAAGCATTAGAATAGAAAGCATTTTAAATTAAGAGATAACTAAGAAAACTCCTGCTCGAAGTAGAAATTTTTATATGATCTACAAAAAATAAAACGTCCATTTACAGGAAGTTTTATCAATTTTATTCTATTTGATCTTGTATAAATTTGTCTGCGTTCGCTCGTAATTGTGGAAGAATCTAATTCATTCCAGATAATTTCTGGGTATATTGTTCTGCAAAAGTTTTACGATCCTGCTCCAATTTTTCTAAATTATCGGGTAAAAAGTAATTAAAAAGTACTTTTTCTTCCTCATCTAAAAAGATGATCTCTTTCTCTTCACCATCAATCATTTGGGCGAAAATCTCCCACATCGAGGTGTCTTTTGCTTTTAATAATTCGAAAAATGAACTTGCTTTAATCTGAATATTTTTCATGTCTAAAATCCTAAGAAATTAAGTTTTAACTGTATTGCGAAATTTTCCTTAAATATAGAAGTTGAATAATGGCCAACTCTATAGAAAAATCCAAGGTTGAAAGGACTTCCTAAAAAATTATTGGCTTCCAGTCCGACTTCCTGATACAAGTGATCGAGTTTTTCAAATTCAAACTGATGCTGTTGTGGATTTTTCATATCCCCAATCACGCCTCGGCACACGAAATCAAAACTTGAAATACTCTTACCAATGGTACGGAAATACCAAGGAATTCGGTGCGTTAAATAGAATCCTGCAAATTTATCATTATAATATTTTCCACCTTCCATGGTCGCAAAGCCGAGATACGAGGTGAAATTGAAATTAAGTGAATTGTTGCCGCTGCCCAAACCTGCAATCGCGAAATTATGCCAGATTGGTGCCTCACCAGACACTAAACCACCATAAACACGAACTCCGGTCACCCCAATTTTTGTTTTGAATTGGTGTTGCGCAAGAACATCAAAACGGCTGTAGGTGAAATCACCACCTAAAGCTTCCATACCTTGCTCGTAATTCGCATAAAATTCAGGATAATTTTGTTCGTAGGTTAATTTACCCGACGGCGTCATCATGCTTTTGGAGTTGGGTGAATATCGCAACGTCAATTGAGCCGCAAAATTTTCGAACTGATTACCTCTATTTTGGAAATTATAATCAAATTTGGTTTCTTCTTTATCTTTTTTAGCGGAGATTCTCATTGTTAAAGCATTAGACAGATCGTTTTCATACGATAGCTTAAACCCCTCAAAATGATAAAAACGGTCATTACGTAAATCAACTCCGGAATTATTAATCTTCATTTTAAAATTCCAAAGATTTTCGGTAAATCGACCCGCTGCATCAACATCATTATAATATTCCGCGCGGAAAAATGAGGTCTTTTCCAAGGTTGTTTTGATATCGACTCCGACTCCATATTTCCAGAAGTGATCCTTGAATCCGTAAGCGATATAAGCATCAGGAGAAATATACTTGTTGAATTTCTCATTCATTTTTGCGGCAAAGCCCACCCGTAAACCTTCATACTGATTGTATTTCAAAAGCTGCAGTGCGTCTATATCAAATTTACCAATACGAATTTTGCCTTGAATAAATCCAGTCAGAACATTTACTTTGCGATCCAGTTTGTATTTTTTACCCACACTGTCTATTTTGGAATATGTCATTCTTTCTCTTTCGGTTAAAGAGTCCGTACGAAATTGATCCAAAGCTTTACCATCAGAGTTTTTAACCGACATCGAATAACCGGAGAAATCTTTTTTATTTTCTTTAATGGAGGTTTGAAAATCAAAATAGTCAGCGGTTAAAAAGACATAATTTCCAAATTTCTTTTTGTTTTGTTTATTCTCTTTGTCTTTTTTGCCATCAGCATCGTTCTCTCTGAAAGCGGTGGCACCCATTTTTATTTTTAAGTGTTCTTTACTTAGGAACCATTTGTTATCGATAGGTTTCCAGATGCTGGTGATCGTTCCTTCACTTTTCTTCTTGCTGTTGCTTTCAATTTTCTTTAAGCCGTAGGTTTCCGCATCTACATAAATGTATCCGTTGAATTTCCGGCGTTGAATGGTTTTCTTATAATCAGCCTGTCGGAACCGGATGACATAGTTTTTACGTCCTTCAATATCAATACTGTCGGTAAGAAAATAACGGTAGAGCGTTCTGTTTTCTTCACGAATTTCACGAGGGATCTTATTTCTGTTTGAACGTAATGCCAACATCTCGTAGACAGGTTCCTTAAGACCTGCCACGCGGTTATCTAAAATGTTGACTTTTTCTCCATATTTTTTAGAATATAAAAATTCGGAGGCTCTTTCCCAAAGAAATATTTTACTTTCAGACATCAATTTCATTACGTTTACGCTTTCAAGGGAATCTTTTCTTTTTTCTACAGACTGCACTGTTGGTGGGAGCAAACTCAATGAGTCCAAACGATTTGTAAGGTATTTGTTGTATTGTTTTATACTGTCTTCATCAAAATCAAAAGATATTTTTTCATAAGATTTAAAGGAATAAGAATCTAAACTCTGGGGGGAATTATCTTTGTACCGGTCATTTACTTTCTGTAAAATTGCCAAGGCACGCGGATCACTTTTATCAGAAATTACAACGCCCTGAATAGACTGCGTTTTAGGATCTGTTTTCGAAAGGTTAATTTCCATCATTTTATCCACTACCGCCTCATCTTCATAAAAACCTGTGGCTTTTACTTCGACTTTATTGCATTTTGTTCGAAATGTTGCAGTTCCATTACCATCTGTTTTTGCTAATAATTTGCCATCACAGTAAATGGATGCGTTCGCGATCGGTGTTCTTTCTCCGGTCTTTAAAACCGTAATTTTTGACTGTCCAAATATGGTAATTACAAAAAATAAGAGGAAAATTGTAAGGGTTCTTTTCATATCAACAAAAGTATTCAAAAAAATCAAAAATAAGTTCGTTCTTTTTAGAATATTTGTCATCCTGAGTAAATGATAAAATGGTGAATATCAATTGATATTTTGATCAGTTCTTTACGAAATACGACTCCATTTATTCTTGCCTTTATATTGCTTGGCGTAATAGGTTCGCAGTTGAAAATTCTCCGGATGTTCTAAATTCGGATCGTTTTTAAGAAGATGTTCTACGCTGGCTTTTGCAACCTTAATAATGTTTCCATCGGTGACGAGATTTAGCTTTTTAAAATCAACGACCCCACTTTGTTGGGTTCCCAAAATATCTCCGGGACCTCTTAACTGCATATCAACCTCAGAAATTTTGAAACCGTCATTGGTGTCTACCATGGTTTTCATTCGTGTTCGGCTGTCACTGGATAATTTATCAGAGGTCACCAAAATGCAGTAACTCTGTTCTGCACCCCGGCCCACACGACCACGAAGCTGATGAAGTTGCGACAAGCCAAATCTCTCCGCGCTCTCTATTATCATTACCGAAGCATTTGGAACATTTACTCCCACCTCAATCACGGTTGTGGCTACCATAATGTGAGCTTTTCCCGATGCGAAATATTGCATGGCTGCTTCTTTTTCAGCAGGTTTCATTCGTCCGTGCAGCATTGTCACATTATAACCTTCGTAAAACTCCAGAATATGATCAAAATTTTCTAGTAAATTTTTGTAATCTAGGGTTTCAGATTCTTCGATGAGCGGATATACAAAATAAATCTGGCGGCCTTTTTCAATTTCTTCTTTTGCAAAACGGAAAATAGTCAGTCGGTCTTTTTCCCGGCGGTGTGCAGTGATGATGGGTTTTCGTCCCACCGGTAATTCATCAATAACCGAAACATCCAGATCGCTGTAGAAACTCATCGCTAAAGTTCT
This DNA window, taken from Kaistella carnis, encodes the following:
- the dnaG gene encoding DNA primase encodes the protein MISKQTIDKIFSAVRVEEIIGEYVQLKRAGSNFKGLSPFHDEKSPSFVVSPSKQIWKDFSSGKGGTAISFLMEIENFTYPEALRHAAKKYGIEIEEDKREQTEEQKQAQTDRELLFKIHEIANDFFQHQLFETEEGTSIAYSYFKERELRDDIIKKFQLGYSPEQRNAFTEYALNKGYSKGILEKSGLSIFPENAPNGLDRFRERVLFPIHSFSGRVLGFGARILKNNIKTAKYLNSPETEIYHKSSVLYGLSQGKQAISKANLCLLVEGYMDVIALHQSGIENVVASSGTALTVDQIKLIKRLTENVTILFDGDPAGIKASFRSIDLLLAEEMNIRILLFPDGDDPDSFSRKHPQEYVEEFIKTQANDFIDFKAEILLKEAGDDPIRKAEAIRDIVKSVAFVKNALKQEVYLKEVATKFGLSEQSLFNELNVQKQIQSKQFSPQQRSEPQERPKMEIVPQSPSLSVNPLLELEEKLVKHMLNFGDRILEKTDADNQPFKITVIEEIISHFNEDNYEPQSPINQKIIEELKKGLDNNEIIQSNFFLTLMDETIVSKVSNAIIGDDELSNWEKSNIFPPKPGDKLEAEIEDDILIHKSHFIEKLIYDVAKKLDDVRDSDQEAYYELVKKIMILKSLLNEINMKVNRQLTKGHSFFKEQKL
- a CDS encoding BT_3928 family protein, giving the protein MIKNILRIIVALVFLASGFVKAVDVVGFSFKLEEYFSPSVFNIPFLEKQALLLAVIVVAFELIFGFFLLLKSHLKFTLTALIALCVFFAFLTFYSAYFNVVTDCGCFGDALKMEPWQSFWKDIILLVALLILYFLYKNEFNNLEEKTNFKKYLSAFAFMTMVFVINWGITHEPVIDFRDYKIGTDLNVEKQKIAKNPSDFKTFYSLKNKKTGEILEVNQDDYVSDKKYWAEGSPWEIEEGKTTSKLTKQGYESEIAKFHPETADGVDLTEEILKAPKAILIFSYDPKNANINVLAQAEAKLSLQRDAYILGVSTSPTTFKTINNATMDGTAIKTIARSNPFVLTLKNGKIIDKRSAEDYIKQKK
- the tpiA gene encoding triose-phosphate isomerase, which codes for MRKNIVAGNWKMNKDVIEAQQLMFQLLSYKKENATNCEVWIAPPALYLMMAKDVFEFDEIGVFSQDMSEHESGAFTGEISADMLKSIAATGSIIGHSERRLYHGETDSHCNRKIKLALDKGLTPIYCNGETLEQRKTGQHLEVVKNQIEVALFTLSAEEIKKVVIAYEPVWAIGTGETASPEQAQEIHAHIRSLIADKYGKEVADEISILYGGSVKPDNAKEIFSQPDIDGGLIGGAALKVEDFSKIIEGFNS
- the clpP gene encoding ATP-dependent Clp endopeptidase proteolytic subunit ClpP, with the protein product MDIKKDFRDFSVKHLGNSGLATDQYMGMYGPTNLTPYIMEERRLNVAQMDVFSRLMMDRIIFLGTGIDDQVANIVTAQLLFLESSDASKDIQIYINSPGGSVYAGLGIYDTMQIIKPDVATICTGIAASMGAVLLVAGEKGKRSALKHSRVMIHQPSGGAQGVASDMEINLREMLKLKKELYDIISDHSGQTYEWVEKASDRDYWMTSSEAKDFGMVDEVLQRKVEKK
- a CDS encoding DUF1599 domain-containing protein, whose amino-acid sequence is MQKTAKQFDEVITVCRNLFSNKLSDYGASFRVLRSSSLTDQIFIKVKSLRNFQTTGVSKVGESEEENFMAIVNYSIIGLIQLEKGYADDFKQDKEEILSLYDKYAQEAKELMLRKNHDYGEAWREMRISSITDLIYQKVLRTKQIEDNAGATLVSEGIDANYFDMLNYAVFCLIKFSEEKETFTPKLI
- a CDS encoding DUF5686 family protein — encoded protein: MKRTLTIFLLFFVITIFGQSKITVLKTGERTPIANASIYCDGKLLAKTDGNGTATFRTKCNKVEVKATGFYEDEAVVDKMMEINLSKTDPKTQSIQGVVISDKSDPRALAILQKVNDRYKDNSPQSLDSYSFKSYEKISFDFDEDSIKQYNKYLTNRLDSLSLLPPTVQSVEKRKDSLESVNVMKLMSESKIFLWERASEFLYSKKYGEKVNILDNRVAGLKEPVYEMLALRSNRNKIPREIREENRTLYRYFLTDSIDIEGRKNYVIRFRQADYKKTIQRRKFNGYIYVDAETYGLKKIESNSKKKSEGTITSIWKPIDNKWFLSKEHLKIKMGATAFRENDADGKKDKENKQNKKKFGNYVFLTADYFDFQTSIKENKKDFSGYSMSVKNSDGKALDQFRTDSLTERERMTYSKIDSVGKKYKLDRKVNVLTGFIQGKIRIGKFDIDALQLLKYNQYEGLRVGFAAKMNEKFNKYISPDAYIAYGFKDHFWKYGVGVDIKTTLEKTSFFRAEYYNDVDAAGRFTENLWNFKMKINNSGVDLRNDRFYHFEGFKLSYENDLSNALTMRISAKKDKEETKFDYNFQNRGNQFENFAAQLTLRYSPNSKSMMTPSGKLTYEQNYPEFYANYEQGMEALGGDFTYSRFDVLAQHQFKTKIGVTGVRVYGGLVSGEAPIWHNFAIAGLGSGNNSLNFNFTSYLGFATMEGGKYYNDKFAGFYLTHRIPWYFRTIGKSISSFDFVCRGVIGDMKNPQQHQFEFEKLDHLYQEVGLEANNFLGSPFNLGFFYRVGHYSTSIFKENFAIQLKLNFLGF
- a CDS encoding tellurite resistance TerB family protein, with translation MNTKKSNKSIAGYHLLMILSAVDGEFAPEEGMMIQKYLAEEFPFQVNLDDELDVIAMLKPEEWKAHFEFHAQCFLDDSTKEERTSFRKFAKTLIKADNEVSDTEHDFYEILKKIWKLD
- the folP gene encoding dihydropteroate synthase; protein product: MEISNTAFNNVSFNTLNCRGKLVDLSTPQIMGILNLTPDSFSDGGRFNTEKSALNQVEKMINDGATFIDIGAQSTRPKAEYLSADVEIARIGSLISTIKKKFPEILISLDTFYSKTVEFGFNEGIDVVNDISGGMFDENMFETVAKTELPYILMHVNSAYELMHKKLIKEDIILKINHYFSEKVQQLRSFGIKDIILDPGFGFGKTVEQQHQMIDELDAVSFGQFPLLVGISRKSFIYKPLGKSPLNIQNETQQLHLKVLNKGAKILRVHDVFETKKTIDLFLGKH